The following proteins come from a genomic window of Actinomycetota bacterium:
- the purB gene encoding adenylosuccinate lyase, which produces MIPKYSRPEISAIWSDESRMATWLEVEIAVCEAWAERGLIPAAALAEIKSKAAFDVDRVLEIEKETRHDVIAFLTNVGEHVGEASKYIHYGMTSSDMLDTGLALQLRRAADILIFDLRHLLGVLKKRAFEHRDTVMIGRSHGIHAEPITFGLKLAVWCFETARNIERLERARDAVAVGQISGAVGTYAMVPPDIEEEVCHALGLAAAPASTQVVQRDRHAEFMTALAVTASSIEQFATEIRHMQRTEVLEAEEAFKPGQKGSSAMPHKRNPIISERMCGQARIIRANSLVAMENMALWHERDISHSSAERVILPDSTILLDYMLYKFADLMENLLVYPERMLANLWSSHGLVFSQSVLLKLIDKGLSREEAYRVVQTSAMKAWQDKTSFKDLLNQDETVRASLTEAELESCFDPSRYLENIGVVFARLEKLEV; this is translated from the coding sequence ATGATTCCCAAGTATTCACGACCTGAAATAAGCGCCATCTGGAGCGACGAGAGCCGCATGGCTACCTGGCTCGAGGTGGAGATCGCCGTCTGCGAGGCCTGGGCCGAGCGCGGGCTGATCCCGGCCGCGGCGCTGGCGGAGATCAAGTCGAAGGCGGCCTTCGACGTCGACCGGGTTCTGGAGATCGAGAAAGAGACCCGCCACGACGTCATCGCCTTCCTCACCAACGTCGGCGAGCACGTCGGCGAGGCCTCGAAGTACATCCATTACGGCATGACCTCATCGGACATGCTGGACACCGGCCTGGCGCTTCAGCTCAGGCGCGCCGCCGATATCCTTATCTTCGATTTGCGGCATTTGCTGGGAGTTTTAAAGAAACGCGCCTTCGAGCACCGCGATACGGTCATGATCGGCCGCAGCCACGGCATCCACGCCGAGCCCATCACCTTCGGGCTGAAACTTGCCGTCTGGTGCTTCGAGACCGCCCGCAACATCGAGCGGCTGGAGCGGGCCCGCGACGCTGTCGCCGTCGGCCAGATCTCCGGCGCCGTCGGCACTTACGCCATGGTGCCGCCGGACATCGAGGAAGAGGTCTGCCATGCGCTGGGCCTCGCGGCCGCGCCGGCCTCTACCCAGGTGGTCCAGCGCGACCGCCATGCCGAGTTCATGACGGCGCTGGCTGTGACCGCATCCTCGATCGAGCAGTTCGCCACCGAGATCCGGCACATGCAGCGCACCGAAGTCCTCGAGGCCGAAGAGGCGTTCAAGCCGGGCCAGAAGGGCTCCTCGGCCATGCCCCACAAGCGCAACCCCATCATCAGCGAGCGCATGTGCGGCCAGGCCCGCATCATCAGGGCCAATTCCCTGGTGGCGATGGAGAACATGGCCCTCTGGCACGAGCGCGATATCTCGCATTCCTCGGCCGAGCGGGTGATCCTGCCCGACAGCACCATCCTGCTGGATTACATGCTTTACAAATTTGCTGATTTGATGGAGAACCTGCTGGTCTATCCCGAGCGTATGCTCGCCAATCTCTGGTCGAGCCACGGGTTGGTCTTCTCCCAATCGGTTCTGCTAAAATTAATCGATAAGGGGCTATCCCGCGAGGAGGCCTACCGGGTTGTCCAGACCAGCGCCATGAAGGCCTGGCAGGACAAGACCAGCTTCAAAGACCTGCTAAACCAAGACGAAACCGTCAGGGCATCTCTCACCGAAGCCGAGCTGGAAAGCTGCTTCGACCCTTCCCGCTACCTGGAAAACATCGGCGTGGTCTTCGCGCGCCTGGAAAAACTGGAAGTCTGA
- a CDS encoding phosphoribosylaminoimidazolesuccinocarboxamide synthase encodes MMAQEKIYEGKAKIVYATGDPKLVSQKFKDDATAFDGKKKGQIAHKGVRNAAISTRLFKLLEERGIITQLVEQTAEDTLLCKRLEMFPVEVVVRNYAAGSICKRLGFEEGAKLKQPMLEFFLKDDSLGDPLVTDAHIEELELVGPEELAELKRLALKVNEVLSQFFAERKVLLVDFKLEFGKDSEGNIVLGDEISPDTCRFWDAETREKLDKDRFRRDLGGVEEAYEEMLNRVES; translated from the coding sequence ATAATGGCACAGGAAAAAATTTACGAGGGCAAGGCCAAGATCGTTTACGCGACCGGCGACCCCAAACTGGTGTCGCAGAAGTTCAAGGACGACGCCACCGCCTTTGACGGCAAGAAGAAGGGCCAGATAGCCCACAAGGGCGTGCGCAACGCCGCCATCTCGACGCGGCTGTTCAAGCTGCTGGAAGAGCGCGGCATCATCACCCAGCTGGTCGAGCAGACCGCCGAGGACACGCTTCTGTGCAAACGCCTGGAGATGTTCCCGGTGGAGGTCGTGGTGCGCAACTACGCCGCCGGCAGCATCTGCAAGCGCCTGGGATTCGAGGAAGGCGCCAAGCTGAAGCAGCCGATGCTCGAGTTCTTCCTCAAGGATGATTCCCTGGGCGATCCGCTCGTGACCGACGCTCACATCGAGGAGCTCGAGCTGGTAGGCCCCGAGGAGCTCGCCGAGCTGAAGCGGCTGGCGCTCAAGGTCAACGAGGTGCTGTCGCAGTTCTTCGCCGAGCGCAAGGTCCTGCTTGTTGATTTTAAGCTGGAATTTGGTAAAGACAGCGAGGGCAACATCGTCCTGGGTGACGAGATCAGCCCCGATACCTGCCGTTTCTGGGATGCCGAGACGCGCGAAAAGCTGGACAAGGACCGTTTCCGCCGCGACCTCGGCGGCGTCGAGGAAGCTTACGAGGAAATGCTCAACCGAGTGGAGAGCTGA
- the purS gene encoding phosphoribosylformylglycinamidine synthase subunit PurS, with amino-acid sequence MRAKVYITPKAGILDPQGLTIERSLPALGFEGVKNVRVGKYIELELPDGEGAGEAVDKMCHKLLANPIIEDFEFELVSE; translated from the coding sequence ATGAGAGCTAAAGTCTATATAACTCCCAAGGCGGGGATCCTGGACCCGCAGGGACTCACCATCGAGCGCTCCCTGCCGGCGCTGGGCTTCGAGGGAGTCAAGAACGTGCGCGTTGGCAAGTACATCGAGCTGGAACTGCCCGACGGCGAAGGCGCCGGCGAGGCCGTCGACAAGATGTGCCACAAGCTGCTGGCCAATCCCATCATCGAGGATTTTGAATTCGAGCTAGTGTCCGAGTAG
- the purQ gene encoding phosphoribosylformylglycinamidine synthase subunit PurQ: MTDSPQTEATPVRFGVVVFPGSNCDADAYDAVSSFPGAEARYLWHKDTGLDGLDCVILPGGFSYGDYLRCGAIARFSPIMTAVRNFADAGGLVIGICNGFQILLEAGMLPGAMHQNEGLKFVCKLVNLRVENDATPFTSGYEAGQVIKIPIAHHEGNYFIDNVGLAELEANDQIVVRYCEGSGQTTAESNPNGSLGNIAGVCNREGNVFGLMPHPERVCDAVIGGTDGRGVFESIISAIAARAGAR, encoded by the coding sequence GTGACCGACTCCCCACAGACCGAAGCAACCCCCGTCCGGTTCGGGGTCGTGGTTTTTCCCGGCTCCAACTGCGACGCCGACGCCTACGACGCCGTCAGTTCCTTCCCCGGCGCCGAGGCCCGCTACCTCTGGCACAAGGATACCGGGCTCGACGGGCTCGACTGCGTCATTCTTCCCGGTGGATTCTCTTACGGAGATTATCTGCGCTGCGGCGCTATCGCCCGCTTTTCCCCGATCATGACCGCGGTCAGGAACTTCGCCGACGCCGGCGGCCTGGTCATCGGCATCTGCAACGGCTTCCAGATCTTGCTGGAAGCGGGGATGCTCCCGGGCGCCATGCACCAGAACGAGGGGCTCAAGTTCGTCTGCAAGCTGGTGAACCTGCGCGTGGAGAACGATGCGACGCCGTTCACGTCCGGATATGAAGCCGGACAGGTCATAAAGATCCCCATCGCCCACCACGAGGGCAACTATTTCATCGATAATGTCGGCCTCGCCGAGCTCGAGGCCAACGACCAGATCGTCGTGCGTTATTGCGAAGGGAGCGGCCAGACCACCGCGGAGTCGAATCCCAACGGCTCGCTGGGCAACATCGCCGGCGTCTGCAACCGGGAAGGCAACGTCTTCGGCTTGATGCCTCATCCGGAACGTGTTTGTGACGCCGTCATCGGCGGCACCGACGGGCGCGGCGTCTTTGAGTCGATCATCTCCGCGATCGCCGCCAGGGCGGGCGCGCGATGA